From Pseudodesulfovibrio sp. JC047, one genomic window encodes:
- a CDS encoding DEAD/DEAH box helicase, translated as MRPENSSNRLLGVTQSKAKMIEYNVPEEDQQINLAVHPSMLFPLSIGLLGDLAASINEERPGELVSEVREHLIFSAKFFDAYMQSNMHGELKDYLVLLGSASYYLCDLPGSSSVLGGMLPVEIDLGCEGIEYALQWILKSGYMQNPIEIGGVYASSINAISMLLVQYFKEGLGGEPLVASCAELRMAAYTSGTARELLLADILSALVRKKIQNSTWNSLPEYSGMPKDVWSPVLQKDTFIKELWPAQHLLGEQGVFRGESAIVQMPTSAGKTKATELVIRSAFLSGRTNLAVIVAPFRALCHEIKNSLVAAFKGEAIKADELSDVIQADFDIDELVEQHQVVIVTPEKLVYVLRHSPELADFIGLIVFDEGHQFDNGKRGITYELLLTSLRAMLLEHTQQVLISAVISNAASVGEWLNGHQKVVEGSYLNPTHRSIGFASWLDRLGQIRYVDEKNADQELVFVPRIIEKIELAKRGMERVPRYFPVESDGKSIALYLALKLVRNGSIAIFCGQKTTASSLCDMAVDVIGREVPMALPLQFSDHNEVARLFSLHVENLGNAASATQSAAHGIFSHHGNTPQGIRLAVEYAMSNDLIRFVVCTSTLAQGVNLPIKYLIMTNFYQAGERIKVRDFHNLIGRAGRSGMHTEGSILFADPKIYDRRRAFRESWRWQQVKELLDPSNSEPCISNLLSVFEPIKSDDEKTTLVMNALDFATLYVNSPEQIPDFTKSVADMHGDKGFSVEGVRAQISWRIGLISALESFLLSHWEEYGDDGVSGLAEETLAYYLADADKKEHIRSLFRLLSGNIAKTIEDDKRKKMYGKVLYGIRDAAKIERWVEENIDEIQSIENHIQFMELIWPLLIEHVSNKMFHKFDDKNVLFWLAVQWMEGKSYGGLLATADVNNARIIWGQQRRVVTINHIVEVCEHAFSYDGALLLGAIAEFVELFDLDDADYEVEKLKTYQKRFKYGLPSACAVSYYELGFADRVIAQTLSDTIQPATCYKASLISKLKENREFSFETIAPYPEYYRQQMIDIIS; from the coding sequence ATGAGGCCTGAAAATAGCTCTAATCGTCTTCTCGGGGTAACTCAGTCTAAGGCGAAGATGATAGAGTACAATGTGCCCGAGGAAGACCAACAGATTAATCTGGCTGTACACCCTTCAATGTTATTTCCTTTGTCGATAGGTCTACTTGGTGACTTGGCTGCAAGTATTAATGAAGAGAGACCTGGCGAACTTGTCTCGGAAGTGAGAGAGCATCTTATATTTTCAGCAAAATTTTTTGATGCCTATATGCAGTCAAATATGCATGGAGAGTTAAAAGATTATCTGGTTCTTCTTGGCTCAGCTTCATATTATCTTTGTGACTTGCCTGGTAGTTCCTCCGTTCTTGGGGGAATGCTGCCAGTTGAGATTGATTTGGGGTGTGAAGGGATAGAATACGCTCTTCAGTGGATTCTGAAGAGCGGCTACATGCAGAATCCTATTGAGATTGGAGGTGTATACGCTTCATCAATTAATGCGATTTCGATGCTTCTTGTCCAATATTTCAAAGAAGGGCTGGGGGGAGAGCCTCTGGTTGCATCTTGTGCTGAACTGAGAATGGCAGCTTACACTTCAGGGACAGCTAGGGAATTATTATTAGCTGACATATTATCTGCTTTAGTTCGCAAAAAAATTCAGAATTCAACTTGGAACTCTCTCCCAGAATACTCCGGTATGCCAAAGGACGTGTGGAGTCCAGTTCTTCAAAAAGACACATTCATTAAAGAACTATGGCCAGCACAACACCTGTTAGGAGAGCAAGGTGTATTTAGGGGCGAATCTGCCATTGTTCAAATGCCAACAAGTGCCGGAAAAACTAAAGCGACCGAATTGGTTATTCGAAGTGCGTTTTTATCAGGAAGGACTAATCTCGCCGTGATTGTCGCTCCATTTAGAGCGTTGTGTCATGAGATTAAGAATAGCTTAGTTGCTGCATTTAAAGGTGAGGCAATTAAGGCCGATGAACTTTCTGACGTAATACAGGCTGATTTTGATATTGATGAGTTGGTAGAGCAGCATCAAGTGGTTATTGTTACGCCTGAGAAGCTTGTTTATGTCCTGAGACATTCGCCAGAACTCGCAGATTTTATAGGCCTCATTGTTTTTGATGAAGGTCATCAATTCGATAATGGTAAACGAGGCATTACCTATGAACTGCTGCTGACTTCCCTGCGTGCCATGTTGCTTGAGCATACCCAGCAAGTTCTTATATCCGCAGTGATTAGTAATGCGGCATCTGTTGGAGAATGGCTTAACGGCCATCAAAAAGTTGTGGAAGGAAGTTACCTTAATCCCACTCACCGTTCTATAGGTTTTGCTAGTTGGTTAGATCGCTTAGGCCAAATCAGATATGTGGATGAAAAAAATGCTGATCAGGAACTTGTTTTTGTTCCTAGAATAATTGAAAAAATAGAACTGGCCAAAAGAGGTATGGAAAGAGTTCCACGGTATTTTCCAGTAGAGTCCGATGGTAAATCTATTGCCTTATACCTCGCCTTAAAGCTGGTACGCAACGGAAGCATCGCAATCTTTTGTGGTCAAAAAACAACTGCATCAAGTCTTTGTGATATGGCGGTTGATGTTATTGGGCGTGAAGTTCCTATGGCTTTACCCCTGCAATTTTCCGATCATAATGAAGTCGCTCGATTGTTTTCATTACATGTTGAAAATTTAGGGAATGCTGCCTCTGCGACCCAAAGTGCGGCGCATGGCATTTTCTCCCATCATGGCAATACTCCCCAAGGGATTCGCTTGGCTGTTGAGTATGCTATGAGCAATGATTTAATTAGATTTGTCGTCTGTACTTCAACTTTGGCACAAGGGGTCAACCTGCCAATCAAATATCTTATTATGACCAATTTTTATCAAGCTGGTGAGCGTATCAAGGTGCGAGATTTCCACAATTTGATAGGTCGTGCCGGGCGTTCAGGTATGCATACTGAAGGGAGCATCCTGTTTGCTGATCCTAAAATTTACGACAGACGAAGAGCTTTTAGAGAAAGCTGGAGGTGGCAACAGGTTAAAGAGCTTCTAGACCCATCCAATTCAGAGCCCTGTATTAGTAACCTATTGTCAGTTTTTGAGCCGATTAAAAGTGATGATGAAAAAACTACATTAGTTATGAATGCCCTCGATTTTGCTACTCTTTACGTAAATTCTCCAGAGCAGATTCCAGACTTTACTAAAAGTGTGGCAGATATGCATGGAGACAAGGGATTCTCTGTAGAAGGGGTTCGTGCGCAGATATCTTGGAGAATTGGCTTGATCTCTGCTCTTGAGAGCTTTCTTTTGTCTCATTGGGAGGAGTATGGAGACGATGGTGTCTCTGGTTTGGCAGAAGAAACATTAGCATACTACTTAGCTGATGCTGATAAGAAGGAACATATACGGTCTTTGTTTAGGCTGCTCTCTGGTAATATCGCGAAGACAATTGAAGATGACAAGCGAAAGAAAATGTATGGTAAGGTGTTATACGGCATTAGAGACGCAGCAAAAATAGAGCGTTGGGTTGAAGAGAATATTGATGAAATACAATCAATTGAAAATCATATCCAGTTTATGGAGTTGATTTGGCCTCTTTTAATAGAGCATGTTTCAAATAAAATGTTCCATAAATTCGATGATAAAAACGTCTTGTTTTGGCTCGCTGTTCAATGGATGGAAGGGAAATCCTATGGTGGGTTGTTGGCTACAGCTGATGTCAATAATGCTAGGATAATATGGGGCCAGCAACGTAGAGTTGTTACAATTAACCACATTGTTGAAGTGTGCGAGCATGCATTTTCATACGATGGTGCGTTGCTTTTGGGAGCGATTGCTGAATTCGTCGAGTTGTTTGATTTGGATGATGCTGATTACGAGGTTGAAAAACTTAAAACATATCAAAAGAGGTTTAAATATGGTCTTCCGTCAGCTTGTGCTGTTTCCTACTACGAATTGGGATTTGCAGATCGGGTCATAGCTCAAACTCTATCGGATACAATTCAACCGGCTACATGTTACAAAGCGAGCTTGATCAGTAAATTGAAGGAAAACCGAGAGTTTTCTTTTGAGACTATTGCCCCGTATCCAGAGTATTATAGGCAGCAAATGATTGATATTATTTCTTAG
- a CDS encoding chemotaxis response regulator protein-glutamate methylesterase, which yields MIKVLVVDDSAFMRKAISTMLDKDPGISVIGVARNGQEGLEMVRELNPDVVTMDIEMPKMDGLTSLRHIMMESPRPVLMVSSLTTEGAEATLKAMELGAVDFIPKQLSKVSLDIIKIEKDLIERVKTVALRKMRHVVRPTARKKKAPSLVRPRIGGRPVRDVVAIGVSTGGPPVVQKILSSFPADFPAGILIAQHMPAAFTGPFAERLNGVSKITVKEAQNGDVFRPGHAYVAPGGRHVVLDQKVSRIDVVVTDRPRDALYKPSANVLISSVAEAVGKRGLGVLLTGMGNDGCEGIRDLKERGGRALAQSDSTCVVYGMPKSIVDEQLADEIVDLDDMAEAIMANLYK from the coding sequence GTGATTAAAGTTCTCGTTGTTGATGATTCCGCTTTCATGCGGAAGGCCATCAGCACCATGCTCGACAAAGATCCGGGTATCAGCGTGATCGGTGTGGCGCGTAATGGCCAGGAAGGCCTTGAAATGGTGCGTGAACTCAATCCTGATGTGGTTACCATGGACATCGAAATGCCGAAAATGGACGGGTTGACCTCCCTCAGGCATATCATGATGGAATCACCGCGCCCCGTTCTCATGGTCAGTTCCCTGACCACCGAAGGAGCCGAGGCGACGCTGAAAGCCATGGAGCTTGGTGCAGTTGATTTTATTCCGAAGCAGCTTTCTAAAGTCTCTCTCGATATTATCAAGATTGAAAAAGACCTCATTGAGCGGGTCAAGACTGTGGCCCTGCGCAAAATGCGTCATGTGGTTCGACCTACCGCTCGAAAAAAGAAAGCACCTTCTCTTGTACGACCTCGGATTGGGGGGCGTCCTGTTCGCGATGTCGTCGCAATCGGGGTGTCTACCGGTGGACCGCCTGTCGTTCAGAAAATTTTATCCTCTTTTCCCGCTGATTTTCCAGCTGGGATTTTGATCGCTCAACATATGCCTGCGGCTTTTACGGGGCCATTTGCCGAACGTTTGAACGGTGTCAGCAAAATAACCGTCAAGGAAGCGCAGAATGGCGATGTCTTTCGTCCTGGACATGCCTATGTGGCCCCGGGAGGGCGGCATGTTGTTCTGGATCAGAAAGTCAGCCGAATTGACGTGGTGGTGACCGATCGACCCCGTGACGCTTTGTACAAGCCTTCAGCCAACGTACTGATCAGTTCCGTGGCCGAGGCCGTTGGCAAGCGAGGGCTTGGTGTTCTCTTGACCGGTATGGGGAATGATGGATGTGAAGGGATTCGGGACCTCAAGGAACGGGGAGGGCGTGCCTTGGCGCAGAGTGATTCAACCTGTGTCGTCTACGGGATGCCGAAATCCATTGTTGATGAGCAGTTGGCGGACGAGATCGTTGATCTGGATGATATGGCCGAGGCCATTATGGCAAATTTGTATAAATAG
- a CDS encoding HEAT repeat domain-containing protein, translating to MVECSEYIVLLGSDNKEVVRESAFKAGENNCVEAVPKLAELLQTHHLGIQEAVDSSLRKIGGKDVVLAVIPLLRSDEAPVRNLAMDILREVGHQDIGSLVDLIDDADADIRIFISDILGSTKSPLAVPPLCDALLKDPEVNVRYQAAVSLGELGMDEAIPSLNKAIGDEEWVQYSVIEALTKIGHASSVDALVKALDTASDLVASMIIDALGELGNVKAVTMLLRRMSDSPTALRNKIVKAVVKILGGKSLTLLSSDERERFRRYLLVALRDEDVEIQDAAIQGLAYVGGEEASRGILQIAGALDQDRDQDRLQSIIAFLAEIGMTEALKEGVLGDDPGVAKVAVQVLSQIAPSECVAQNDVCGVLMDAFWKVALPLQRQIVSAIAQRGRPQTKDFFIRVLADHTDGTVLKSAVYLLGEKLQLAEVTENIFPLLHHQYDDVKEAALDACIAIGTQDVQKRFQKMFVSDNAVERLMAAYALGKFESEDNLAILQRAVEDEESDVRRVAIEGLASFTEFRDAWLPLVLQRLNDESKDVRLTVVETLGQNYDGETLPHLIDTLDDEDDWVKIRAMDALGEHGAQEAVPLMIDMLQDSNRFVVMKAVEALGNIGGPKAFAALLQVTNSDEYELVSAAEEAILRIQEAQE from the coding sequence ATGGTGGAATGCTCTGAATATATTGTGCTTTTAGGAAGTGACAACAAGGAAGTTGTTCGGGAAAGTGCGTTCAAGGCAGGCGAAAATAATTGTGTCGAAGCCGTGCCTAAATTGGCAGAATTACTTCAGACACATCATTTGGGTATTCAGGAAGCCGTTGACAGCTCTTTGCGCAAGATCGGTGGAAAGGATGTCGTGTTGGCTGTCATTCCTTTGCTGCGTTCCGATGAAGCCCCGGTTCGTAATTTGGCCATGGATATCCTGCGAGAAGTCGGTCATCAAGACATCGGGTCTCTTGTTGATCTGATCGATGATGCGGATGCGGATATTAGAATTTTCATTTCGGATATTCTGGGATCGACCAAAAGTCCTTTGGCGGTGCCTCCTTTGTGCGACGCTTTGCTGAAAGACCCGGAAGTCAATGTCCGGTATCAGGCTGCCGTGAGTCTTGGAGAGTTGGGCATGGACGAAGCCATTCCCAGTTTGAACAAGGCCATCGGCGATGAGGAGTGGGTTCAGTATTCGGTGATCGAGGCCTTGACGAAGATCGGGCACGCCAGTTCTGTGGACGCTCTGGTCAAGGCGTTGGATACCGCTTCAGATCTGGTGGCCTCCATGATTATCGATGCTCTCGGTGAATTGGGCAATGTCAAGGCGGTGACCATGTTGCTCAGGCGGATGAGCGATTCTCCAACCGCCTTGCGGAACAAGATCGTCAAGGCCGTGGTCAAGATCCTTGGTGGAAAATCCCTGACTCTCTTGAGTTCTGATGAACGCGAACGGTTCCGCCGATACTTGTTGGTGGCCTTGCGGGACGAAGATGTGGAAATTCAGGACGCTGCCATTCAGGGGTTGGCCTATGTTGGAGGCGAAGAGGCATCCAGAGGTATTCTTCAGATTGCCGGAGCCTTGGATCAGGATCGGGATCAGGACCGATTGCAATCCATTATCGCTTTCCTGGCTGAGATAGGGATGACCGAAGCCCTCAAGGAGGGGGTGCTCGGAGATGATCCCGGCGTGGCAAAAGTCGCTGTGCAGGTCTTGTCGCAAATCGCGCCGAGCGAGTGTGTGGCACAGAATGATGTGTGTGGTGTGCTGATGGATGCGTTTTGGAAAGTCGCTCTTCCGTTGCAACGGCAGATTGTCAGCGCCATTGCCCAGCGGGGACGTCCCCAGACCAAGGATTTTTTCATTCGAGTTTTGGCTGACCACACGGACGGAACCGTTTTGAAAAGTGCCGTTTATCTTTTGGGTGAAAAACTTCAATTGGCTGAAGTTACCGAAAATATTTTCCCGTTATTGCATCATCAGTACGATGATGTGAAGGAAGCGGCTTTGGATGCCTGTATAGCCATTGGCACTCAGGACGTGCAGAAACGGTTTCAAAAAATGTTTGTCAGTGACAATGCGGTGGAGCGGCTTATGGCCGCGTATGCCTTGGGCAAGTTTGAGTCCGAGGATAATCTCGCGATTCTCCAGCGAGCGGTGGAGGATGAGGAGTCGGATGTCCGTCGGGTCGCTATCGAAGGATTGGCTTCTTTTACGGAATTCAGGGACGCATGGCTGCCTCTGGTCTTGCAACGGTTGAATGATGAAAGCAAGGATGTGCGCCTGACAGTCGTCGAGACGTTGGGGCAGAATTACGATGGGGAAACCTTGCCACATCTTATTGATACATTGGATGATGAAGACGATTGGGTCAAAATTCGGGCCATGGACGCTTTGGGTGAGCATGGCGCGCAGGAGGCAGTGCCTCTCATGATCGATATGTTGCAGGATTCCAATCGATTCGTGGTGATGAAGGCCGTGGAAGCCTTGGGGAACATCGGCGGACCGAAGGCCTTTGCCGCATTATTGCAGGTGACCAATAGCGATGAATATGAATTGGTGAGTGCTGCCGAGGAAGCCATTCTCCGGATTCAGGAAGCGCAGGAGTAA
- a CDS encoding protein-glutamate O-methyltransferase CheR — protein sequence MSSLFSKTISLGKTLKITDQEFLHLRDYIYAECGIFVADNRKYLIENRLGNRLKKLNLKNFDEYYNLLRFDACRAAEIKKLFEVITTNETSFYRNPPQLTVFQKEILSEVVGRCRRNGKKLRIWSAGCSTGEEPYTISLIAHELLKSEIGAWDIRITANDLSERVLESARRGVYNDYTLRTTPPEILSRYFDRDEGLNKIKPEVKRLVSFSQINLKDRMQLKRVERSQIIFCRNVIIYFDDAMKKHVINAFYDNLLPGGYLIIGHSESLHTIARAFKPIHYPGAIIYKKEE from the coding sequence ATGTCGTCTTTATTTTCCAAGACTATATCGCTTGGCAAGACTCTCAAGATTACTGACCAGGAATTTCTTCATCTGCGAGATTACATCTATGCGGAATGTGGAATATTTGTGGCTGATAACCGGAAATATCTGATTGAAAACAGATTGGGAAATCGGCTGAAGAAGTTGAATCTCAAAAATTTTGATGAATATTACAATCTACTTCGGTTTGATGCCTGTCGGGCCGCTGAAATCAAAAAGCTTTTTGAAGTTATTACCACAAATGAAACCAGCTTTTATCGGAACCCACCGCAACTTACGGTGTTTCAGAAAGAAATATTGAGCGAGGTGGTGGGGAGGTGTCGGCGAAATGGGAAGAAATTGCGTATCTGGTCGGCAGGGTGTTCCACTGGAGAGGAACCGTATACCATTTCCTTGATCGCGCATGAGTTGCTCAAAAGTGAGATTGGGGCCTGGGATATCCGAATTACGGCAAATGACCTTTCAGAGCGGGTGTTGGAGTCTGCCCGACGCGGTGTGTACAATGATTATACGCTCAGAACGACTCCGCCGGAGATTCTTTCCCGGTATTTCGACAGGGATGAGGGGCTGAACAAGATCAAGCCCGAAGTCAAACGACTCGTCAGTTTCAGCCAGATCAATCTCAAGGATCGGATGCAATTGAAGCGGGTTGAGCGATCGCAGATTATTTTTTGCCGAAATGTCATCATCTATTTTGACGATGCCATGAAGAAACATGTTATCAACGCATTCTATGACAATTTGCTCCCGGGCGGGTACTTGATTATCGGGCATTCCGAATCGTTGCACACTATTGCGCGCGCATTCAAGCCCATTCATTATCCCGGAGCGATCATTTACAAGAAGGAAGAATAA
- a CDS encoding response regulator translates to MSKHILIVDDSKTVRNLVAFIMKKEGFKVTTAEDGLDGLEKLYSLTEVDLIVSDVNMPRMDGLTFIKTVREQAAYRDIPIVVLSTEGQDRDVETGLIVGANLYMIKPAQPEKLVRNVKMLLG, encoded by the coding sequence ATGTCTAAACATATTCTGATAGTGGACGATTCAAAGACTGTACGGAATCTTGTTGCATTCATTATGAAAAAAGAAGGCTTCAAGGTGACGACAGCGGAAGATGGTTTGGATGGCCTTGAAAAGCTCTATAGCTTGACAGAGGTCGACCTTATTGTTTCGGATGTCAATATGCCACGTATGGATGGATTGACGTTTATCAAAACAGTGAGAGAACAGGCGGCATATCGGGATATTCCTATCGTGGTGCTTTCAACAGAAGGACAGGATCGCGATGTGGAGACCGGGTTGATCGTTGGGGCGAACCTGTACATGATTAAACCTGCACAGCCTGAAAAACTTGTAAGAAATGTCAAGATGCTGCTGGGGTAG